In Pseudoduganella albidiflava, a single window of DNA contains:
- a CDS encoding ferritin-like domain-containing protein: MTTDVNENLNDWLRDAHAMEQQAEKMLTAQAERLEHYPELKARIVQHIEETRGQQGLLDECMARRGVSNSVLKDLGGKLMAFGQAVGGMTVSDEVVKGAMAGYVFENLEIASYTALIAAAQQAGDTTTQAACERIIVQEKAMAAWLLEHLPQLTQAFLARSATPGLEAKV; the protein is encoded by the coding sequence ATGACGACCGACGTGAACGAAAACCTGAACGACTGGCTGCGCGACGCGCACGCGATGGAGCAGCAGGCGGAAAAGATGCTGACGGCGCAGGCCGAGCGGCTGGAACACTATCCCGAGCTGAAGGCGCGCATCGTCCAGCACATCGAGGAAACGCGCGGGCAACAGGGCCTGCTCGACGAATGCATGGCGCGCCGCGGCGTCAGCAATTCGGTATTGAAGGACCTGGGCGGCAAGCTGATGGCGTTCGGCCAGGCGGTCGGCGGCATGACCGTCAGCGATGAAGTGGTCAAGGGCGCGATGGCCGGCTATGTGTTCGAGAACCTGGAAATCGCCAGCTACACCGCGCTGATCGCCGCCGCGCAGCAGGCCGGCGATACCACCACGCAGGCCGCGTGCGAGCGCATCATCGTGCAGGAAAAGGCCATGGCCGCCTGGCTGCTGGAGCACCTGCCGCAGCTGACGCAAGCCTTCCTGGCGCGCTCCGCCACGCCGGGCCTGGAAGCCAAGGTGTAA
- a CDS encoding nuclear transport factor 2 family protein, with product MPTTIARIDQPADGVATSPVLRARCAIAIVMLAAAGACAAAGTPQAEAAGNRQIVDAAFQRWTAGGNGFFNELLHEDVVWTIEGSGPSAGTYRGRKAFMDRAVAPFAARMAAPVRPVSRQVWSDADHVIVRWKGEGTAGDGQAYRNSYAWIFRMRGGRVIEASAFLDLPAYDDVLRRVPAPVAR from the coding sequence ATGCCGACCACGATTGCCCGAATTGACCAGCCGGCCGACGGCGTCGCGACAAGCCCTGTTTTGCGCGCCCGGTGCGCCATCGCCATCGTGATGCTGGCCGCGGCCGGCGCCTGCGCCGCCGCCGGCACGCCACAGGCCGAAGCGGCCGGCAACCGCCAGATCGTCGACGCGGCGTTCCAGCGCTGGACGGCGGGCGGCAACGGCTTCTTCAACGAGTTGCTGCACGAGGATGTGGTGTGGACCATCGAGGGCAGCGGCCCTTCCGCCGGCACCTACCGCGGCCGCAAGGCGTTCATGGACCGCGCAGTGGCACCTTTCGCCGCGCGCATGGCCGCCCCGGTCAGGCCGGTGTCGCGCCAGGTCTGGTCCGACGCCGACCACGTGATCGTGCGCTGGAAAGGCGAAGGCACCGCGGGCGATGGCCAGGCTTACCGGAACAGCTACGCGTGGATCTTCCGGATGCGCGGCGGGCGCGTCATCGAAGCCTCCGCCTTCCTCGACCTGCCCGCCTACGACGACGTGCTGCGGAGGGTGCCGGCGCCTGTCGCCCGCTGA
- a CDS encoding response regulator transcription factor produces the protein MTIVLPHSASHSFTPQPRVLVIDDDPDAADMLAQLLCLNGIDARPAFSGRQAIELAATFEPDVIFLDLGMPVMDGFAVIRALRGEQRSSAYIVALTAWDDATTRARVAAAGFDRHLAKPSSLSAVLAAIAAHCRHDKTEQALPFAGPACEGSRQSDNTAMPSHGAGSYA, from the coding sequence ATGACTATCGTTCTTCCGCATTCCGCTTCGCATTCCTTTACGCCCCAACCGCGTGTGCTCGTCATCGACGACGACCCCGACGCGGCCGACATGCTGGCCCAGCTGCTTTGCCTGAACGGCATCGACGCGCGCCCCGCTTTCAGCGGCAGGCAAGCCATCGAGCTGGCGGCCACGTTCGAGCCGGACGTGATCTTCCTCGATCTCGGCATGCCTGTCATGGATGGGTTCGCCGTGATACGCGCCCTGCGCGGCGAACAGCGGTCGTCGGCGTACATCGTCGCGCTGACCGCCTGGGACGATGCCACCACCCGGGCCCGCGTCGCCGCGGCCGGCTTCGACCGGCACCTGGCCAAGCCATCGAGCCTGTCAGCCGTCCTTGCCGCCATTGCTGCGCACTGCCGGCATGACAAGACGGAGCAGGCGTTGCCATTTGCGGGACCGGCCTGCGAGGGGTCGCGGCAAAGCGACAATACCGCCATGCCATCGCACGGCGCCGGCAGTTACGCCTAG